Within Eggerthella sp. YY7918, the genomic segment ATCTGCTCAAACCGCTCGATACGCGCCTTGCTTTTCGCCTGACGCGCTTTGGGAGACGACCGCACCCAGTCGAGCTCGGAGCGCAAGCGCTTCGCAAGTTTCGCCTCGCGCTGACCTTGCGCTTCAAGGCGGGCGGCCTTCGTTTCCAAATAGGTGGAGTAGTTGCCCTTGTAGGGATACAAGTGTCCGCGATCGACTTCGCAAATCCACTCGGCCACGTTATCCAAGAAGTAGCGGTCGTGCGTCACAGCCAACACTGCCCCTGGATAGCGGTGCAAGAACTGCTCAAGCCACAGCACCGATTCGGCATCCAGATGATTGGTTGGTTCGTCAAGGAGCAGCAGATCAGGCGCCTCCAACAACAGGCGGCACAGCGCTACACGACGTCGCTCGCCGCCGGAAAGCACGTTTACCGGCATGTCGGGATCGGGACACTGCAGCGCATCCATGGCCTGGGAGAGCTGGCTGTCCAAATCCCACCCGTTTGCCGCGTCGATTTCATCTTGGAGCGTTCCCATTTCATCCATAAGGGCATCGTAGTCGGCATCAGGCGAGGCCATTTCTTCGCCGATAGCGTTAAAGCGCGCCACCTTCGCAAGCACCTCGCCGAACGCCTGCTCGATGTTCTCAAGCACGGTTTTATCCTCGTCAAGTGGTGGCTCCTGCTCAAGAATGCCGACAGTGTAACCGGGGGTCAGGCGCGCGTCTCCGTTGGAAACCTCTTCGATGCCTGCCATGATCTTCAGCAGCGTCGACTTACCCATGCCATTGGGACCCACCACGCCAATTTTCGCGCCGGGATAAAACGACAGCGTCACATCATCGAGAATGACCTTATCGCCGTGCGCCTTGCGCGCCTGATACATCTGGTAAATAAATTCTGCCATGGTGCTCCTTTTCGATTACCTATTCTATTTGCTTAACGTATGAGAGAGATCACGTACGGTCCGCTCGCCAAGGTCGATAAGCTCCTGACGATTGTGCGTACCGGTTTTCGCGTAAATACGACGCAAGTGCGTATCAACCGTGCTCTTAGAAATGAAGAATTCGGCCGCTATGCGCTCGCCGGTACGTCCCTTGAGTGCGAGGGGCAAGATTTCCGCTTCGCGCTTGGAAAGTCCGCATGTCTCGACGATATATGCGCACGCTTCGTCAAAACGATCGACCGTATGCACGATGATCGAAAGCGACCGAAAATCGCGCTCGGTAAACAAAAAGAGGTAGGCGAACAGCACGATAAGCCCAGCGCAGGAGGCCACCGCATAGGGCACCTGCCCCGCTGGCTCCAAAAGCTCGATGCCGTTGCCCAACACAATGCCCGCCATTTCGCCCACATAGAGAAAGGTGAAACCCCGCGCGAAGGCAAGAGCGGCATCCTGTCCGGTAATTTTCGACATAACCAAGAAAAGCGAGATGAGCACACAGGTGAGTCCTAAATAACCAGCCAGGACGATGGATTCGCCCGGCACCCCAAAGGAACCCAACACGGGCACGAACAAAAACCCCGTGAGCATGACAAGCGCCGAAAGACGATATACGTTATCCAGGGGACCCTCCGCGCCCGCTTCGGCTTCGCTGGTTTCCGCAAATACGCCCGCTGCTAAAAACTGAAGGGCGGCTACACAAAAAAGTGCAAGCAAAAGCAAGCTCGCCAGAAAGGCAGGCGTTGAAGCCATGCCGGGCTCCGAGGCGAAAGTTTCCATGAAACCCGCCGCAAGTCCGAACAACGCCGTTCCCGCAACGATCTTCCGCGAGAGACGCACGGTTTCCTCCCGCTGCTCCTTGGTAGCAAACAAATCGCCAAACGAAAGTGCGCCGCGGGATGAGCTCGTGGCGGCATTCGCCTTCACAGTAAGAGACTCGGCATGGTCCGACGCGCTCACTGCAAGACGATTGAGCGCATACGCGCTACCAAGCGGCGCAAACTTAAGCAGAATAAGAGCAACAGATGTGGGAATTAAAGCCATGACAAGGCAAAGGACAGCAGCAGCGGCCGAAGCAATAAACACCGCACGAACCGAATGCTGTACCGAACGACTTCCTAAAGCGCGGCCCCATGCCGCAAGCATGAAGCCCGAGGGCACGCCCACGAGCACGCTTTCCACCACGATACCACGCCCGCCTGCGTCGATGAGCACGCTGGCAAGCGATCCAACCACCAAAAGACACGCGTAGCACCATACAAGAGGCTGCGCCAACAGCGCATCGCGGGCCCGAACGGATGCCACTTGCAGCAGAGCAAACGCAACCACCATACACAGAAGCGTCCCAAACAAATCGGCGCGCTCAAATGCAAACGGTCCCTCGCCAAACGCACGGTTTGCCCCCAGGTAAAACAGCGAGAAGATGAACGCCTGATTGCAGGCAAATCCCGCAACAACCGAAAAGGAGCCAGCACGCTGTGTCTGGTCGGCAGCTAAGCTGCTTCGCACGCTCTCCTCCTTCTTCATCGGTTGTAGGGATTGCTTCATGATACCAGACAGCCATTCGCTACAGAGGGTACCGACACCTTCGCCCATAAATCGGATAGGAGAAAAAAGGATGATTCATGCGATACTGCATTGACAAACCGCTCATTATTCTTGTTTTGCTGTACTTCTTACTCCCAATGCAAAACATATACAAAAAATCACGGTGAGCAGGACCATCGAAAAGAAATACGTCCATGCGGCCCCCGTGATACCAAAATTCGTCACAGACCACCACGATGCCACCAGAGACAATATCGCCACTAGCACATATCCCCATATAAGCACGCGCTGATAGCGAATGATGGTAATACCTAGCGTTGCAAGAGAGGTCATAGATAAAAAACCTCCGCCCGCTACCAAAATAATAAGTTCATCAAAATAGGGCGACACATCGGTGTTGTAGAGAAGATTTAGTACTGGCACACCAGCAACCCATGCGCACCCCACACAGAATAGTGTTATACCCACTATCACTAAAGTAAGTCTAACAAATCGCATCCAAAACTGACGAATCTCACTGCGCCGCCATTCATCCGCAAGATTGGCTATCATGGGGTTATATACAAACCCAGCCAACAACCCAACAACAAACACCGGCATTGCGATAAAGCCAAAGTAGGCCTGATCAGCATCACTCATAATTGCATCAATTGCATATTTCGGAGCATTGCCTATATAGAACAACAAAAAGGCAGCAACAAATAGAGGGAAACATGCTTTGAGCAATTCTCCCACCTGTTTCTTATGCAACTCGCC encodes:
- the ettA gene encoding energy-dependent translational throttle protein EttA, producing the protein MAEFIYQMYQARKAHGDKVILDDVTLSFYPGAKIGVVGPNGMGKSTLLKIMAGIEEVSNGDARLTPGYTVGILEQEPPLDEDKTVLENIEQAFGEVLAKVARFNAIGEEMASPDADYDALMDEMGTLQDEIDAANGWDLDSQLSQAMDALQCPDPDMPVNVLSGGERRRVALCRLLLEAPDLLLLDEPTNHLDAESVLWLEQFLHRYPGAVLAVTHDRYFLDNVAEWICEVDRGHLYPYKGNYSTYLETKAARLEAQGQREAKLAKRLRSELDWVRSSPKARQAKSKARIERFEQMASEASSFEKMSVSDIQIPVPPRLGAKVIEATHVRKTFGERVLIDDLSFTLPQGGIVGVIGPNGVGKTTLFKAIVGLEPLTGGTLDIGETVQISYVDQNRSGIDPKKNVWEVVSDGLDYMKVGESEIPSRAYVASFGFKGPDQQKPAGVLSGGERNRLNLALTLKQGGNLLLLDEPTNDLDVETLESLEEALLAFPGCVVVTSHDRWFLDRIATHILAWEGDDENPGRWFWFEGNFDDYQKNRIERLGEEAAKPHRIHRKLTRD
- a CDS encoding LuxR C-terminal-related transcriptional regulator; the protein is MRSSLAADQTQRAGSFSVVAGFACNQAFIFSLFYLGANRAFGEGPFAFERADLFGTLLCMVVAFALLQVASVRARDALLAQPLVWCYACLLVVGSLASVLIDAGGRGIVVESVLVGVPSGFMLAAWGRALGSRSVQHSVRAVFIASAAAAVLCLVMALIPTSVALILLKFAPLGSAYALNRLAVSASDHAESLTVKANAATSSSRGALSFGDLFATKEQREETVRLSRKIVAGTALFGLAAGFMETFASEPGMASTPAFLASLLLLALFCVAALQFLAAGVFAETSEAEAGAEGPLDNVYRLSALVMLTGFLFVPVLGSFGVPGESIVLAGYLGLTCVLISLFLVMSKITGQDAALAFARGFTFLYVGEMAGIVLGNGIELLEPAGQVPYAVASCAGLIVLFAYLFLFTERDFRSLSIIVHTVDRFDEACAYIVETCGLSKREAEILPLALKGRTGERIAAEFFISKSTVDTHLRRIYAKTGTHNRQELIDLGERTVRDLSHTLSK